From a region of the Paenibacillus sp. FSL R10-2734 genome:
- the nrdR gene encoding transcriptional regulator NrdR: MKCPYCDHTNTKVLDSRPANENKSIRRRRECEGCSKRFTTFEMIEETPLIVIKKDGSREEFSRDKILRGLIRACEKRPVSVERLEKIVSEVEKSLRGIAVAEVESQQIGEFVMEQLYPVDEVAYVRFASVYRQFKDINMFMKELKGLLSKSTGDLDRL, encoded by the coding sequence ATGAAATGCCCTTACTGTGACCACACAAATACTAAAGTACTCGACTCGCGACCAGCGAATGAGAATAAGTCAATCCGCCGCAGGCGTGAATGCGAGGGATGTAGCAAAAGGTTTACAACCTTTGAAATGATTGAAGAAACACCGTTAATCGTGATCAAGAAAGACGGCAGCCGTGAGGAATTCAGCCGTGATAAAATTCTGCGTGGTCTAATCCGTGCTTGCGAGAAACGACCAGTCTCTGTAGAACGTCTAGAGAAGATCGTCTCTGAAGTGGAGAAATCCCTACGTGGCATCGCTGTAGCAGAAGTGGAGAGTCAACAGATCGGTGAATTTGTTATGGAACAGCTCTATCCAGTTGATGAAGTCGCGTATGTTCGCTTTGCGTCCGTATATCGCCAGTTCAAGGACATTAACATGTTCATGAAGGAACTAAAGGGTCTGCTGTCTAAAAGCACTGGGGATCTGGATAGATTGTAG